GTGGCTCGAATCGGGTAAGAGTGACAAAGACAATAATGTGgcattgttttctttattttgttatatatatatattcgatgTCGTTTTCTATTATCTAATAAATAAAGGTTTCTTATACTTATAATTTACTTGTAGGACTCAATCTCTTgtcatatatttgatttttttacacCGTATAGTTTTCCTATCCAAGTTACTTAATACATACACACAAGCGCATCACGTCGCCTACTACTATAATTATCGCtttagattttgtaattttcctaTATGACTGACGTAAAAGTCATATCCCCAAATTCATGTATCGATGTTTTAGAAAACCACGCCAGCATATGTTATCCAAAGTCATACCCCAATTTCTTATTATGATTCAttcaatcacatttttttttccttttttttttgttgatatgtaATCCTCATTAGGAACAGTCAATCACAATTTAATATGTtggatataatataattatttcaagTAAAACTTCATTAGAAGTGGTCTCTCGTGAAGACAATTTAATTTCGCAAATATATGAGATATATAGATCACTAGAACTTATTtgtgaataacataaaatttctttcttttacataaaacaaaataaaaatcaagaatctAGTATTTCAGTTTCCACGTGTCCAAATATAATCgattaatttttgtatattgtaatttaatttataattatttgttataaatgacccttttgagatatttttttcaaaaatattcatttttttttcaaaaatattcatttttttttcatttttgttttttttacataattaaagtatgttaaattaatttaatttttttttaagtttggattttctattttacatttaaaatataattttgaaggGGTAAGATTAATATTTGGTGTTAGAGCTTCAAATTTaatcatcttatatatatatatatatatatatatatatatctaagatatttttggaaatggaaaaaatgaaagagtatttttaaaaagtgagaaAATGTCCATTTTTTTAGTTAGGTGTTGAATCCTACATAAATGCatgaaactttatatatttgattatgttaattataaatGAGATAATTAGGTTTTAATGTGATGGCGTGTGGAAGATGCATGCTTCCATTATATGAATGGCCTAAACCATGTGTTTTGGCATTGATTTATTCTATATAGAAAAATTAGTTAGGACTTTGCAGCCTTTTTGTGATTATGATAGGATTTTATTAACTTGACAAAAAGAAGATACCATCTTATGGACACTTTAGAATAACTTGGTATTACATTAGAATATaggtgtttgaataaaatttggtCTAACATTTATAGCACAAAAAAATGAGGATCTCGAATCTATGAAAGTGGAGCAAGGTCTACCAATGGCTCCTTGCTGACCTGAAAAACTGCTGTCAAGTATCATCTCCGAGACTTTGATACTTTGTAGGGTGTGATACTTTTAGAAAGATGTTTTTGTTGGTAATTCGGATTGTTACGGTGGCTTAAAAACCTtagaaaaaaatcgaaattgataaaaaaataattagaatttgGCGTCACACAATTAACCTTATTTAACAATCGATTTATAAACCCATTAAATTGATAGTTGGTTCGTAGCTAGTCGATACCAATCAAACTCCAAgaagattaatttttttactaatctCTAAATAAACCGAAATAAGCTTTATTAAGTAAAATCAATTGAAGATCAAGTCTTCCTTAATTCTAATAAACCTTAATCGATGACTCAAATCACCTAGATACAAAATTTTGTCTCCTCcaatacatttttctaaaaaaaaaaaaaaatctcaaataacGTAGACTTAACCAGGAACATGAaacatccaacaaaaaaaatttaattgatcACCCACAAATTTGTTGAGTAATAATCTGATAAATgatcttttttatattatttttgttgtactGGAATAAATTCCATTCATATGGCTATGgcatataaaacaaatatataacatGTCAGCATGTTACatggccaattttttttttgtccgcTTCACATCTTTCTCAAGTGTGTGTGACTACACAATACAATTGCTGAATCTAACTTTCACCCACTCaccttcttttcttcttcttttccccaaaaacaaagaaaaaaaaaacagaacaaactcTGTTTCTCTCATCTTTACATATAGTGTTAAAAAAACTCACTTCTTCGAATCTCCACATCTACATATCAACAGAGAGACAAGTAGTAAAGAGTCAGAGAGAAGATGGCGGTAAAATACTTCCAGAGAGAGGTGTTACCAGTAACAGCGCTGGTGATAATGGAATGTGCAAACGTTGGTTTAAACACTCTCTTCAAAGCAGCTACTTTGAAAGGCATGAGCTATCATGTTTTTATCGTATACTCTTATGGTCTcgctgctcttcttcttctaccttctCTGTTTTGGTCCTTCAGGTTTGGTCTCTCTTTCTTGACTCGatcttgaaattttaatattttcttgaaacttttgagtaatgggtttttgtttaatttttcacAGATCAAGAACTCTTCCACCGATGAATTTCTCAATTCTCTACAAAATCGTGCTTCTTGGAATGATTGGgtatattatatactaatttcttctctttttttttttttttctttttctttaatttagaaGTCTGAGTTTGAGATTTATATTACCCGATTTGGGTCTTGGTAAGatccaagagagatgaaaatttTGCATGAGAGTTactgaaaatttattttttaaccaaAGTTTAGAGGACAACAAAGTAGGGTAAGAAAGAGACATTTGGCTTAAAGTTGCTTCGAAAAGCTGCAACTTTACTGAAAAAATCTAACCCCCAATTtcatgaaataaatattttattctgGGTGTTACTATTTCCCATCTTCGTAAAAAAcggaatatatattatttttgttattttgacaaaataaaatttatatttctaaatattcgtgttgataaaatatatagatgctGTTCAAACATAATGGGATACACAGGGATCAATTATAGTAGTCCAACACTTGCTTCTGCGATCAGCAACCTTACTCCAGCTTTCACCTTCTTACTCGCCGTCCTTTTCAGGTGCCAACTTTATACATTATACATCCCTATTTTACTTATTCCTTTTACACTAGCTATTTACCAAATCACCCTCGGCCCATGAACTGTTTTTTGGGCTTCATTGCCTTTAGAGCCCCATGTtttgagagtttgagagttGGTTTTGTAGGATGGAGAGTGTGTCTTTCAAGAGAACTAGTAGTGTGGCTAAAATGTTAGGAACCGTTGTTTCTATTGGAGGTGCGTTTATAGTGACTCTTTACAATGGTCCTATGGTGATTGCTTCATCGCCACCGTCAGTTTCTTTGCGATCGCAGTCGACAAACCCTAATTGGATACTTGGCGCGGCTTTCCTCTCGGTTGAGTATTTCTGTGTTCCATTATGGTACATTGTTCAGGTATAGACATTGATgaactatatatgtatgcatATCTAATACATTTTTCTCTATGGTTTGTTCGTTTTCTAATAGANTCTTTCAAGAGAACTAGTAGTGTGGCTAAAATGTTAGGAACCGTTGTTTCTATCGGAGGTGCGTTTATAGTGACTCTTTATAATGGTCCTGTGGTGATTGCTACATCTCCACCGTCAGTTTCTTTGCGATCGCAATCGACAAACCCTAATTGGATACTTGGCGCGGCTTTCCTCTCGGTTGAGTATTTCTGTG
The Camelina sativa cultivar DH55 chromosome 6, Cs, whole genome shotgun sequence genome window above contains:
- the LOC104790456 gene encoding WAT1-related protein At3g28050-like, which translates into the protein MAVKYFQREVLPVTALVIMECANVGLNTLFKAATLKGMSYHVFIVYSYGLAALLLLPSLFWSFRSRTLPPMNFSILYKIVLLGMIGCCSNIMGYTGINYSSPTLASAISNLTPAFTFLLAVLFRMESVSFKRTSSVAKMLGTVVSIGGAFIVTLYNGPMVIASSPPSVSLRSQSTNPNWILGAAFLSVEYFCVPLWYIVQTQIMREYPAEFTVVCFYSIGVSFWTALVTLFTEGSDLGVWKIKPNIALVSIVCSGLFGSCINNTIHTWALRIKGPLFVAMFKPLSIAIAVAMGVIFLRDSLYIGSVIGATVITMGFYTVMWGKAKEVAVVEDDKKANREQANEADLDSPSGSQKAPLLESYKNDEHV